The following are from one region of the Penaeus chinensis breed Huanghai No. 1 chromosome 32, ASM1920278v2, whole genome shotgun sequence genome:
- the LOC125042739 gene encoding LOW QUALITY PROTEIN: cartilage oligomeric matrix protein-like (The sequence of the model RefSeq protein was modified relative to this genomic sequence to represent the inferred CDS: inserted 1 base in 1 codon), whose translation MFIKAKTPRPVARRCTNMAFLSAILPMVMGLTIVVATDGSECPGEGRFPDPNACGGFMDCIAKKTGFSVTRDHCNGFVYNATSMDCSTTPCGSRRERSVTNDFHPLSHLCESQPNRFLCANCKTLVHCVKGQALVRQCTENFYCTDKVGFGGAVCYPDEPDACLCLKPNEFRVDPYDPQRFFSCENVGSQPESYKCPEGKEFDEGSAQCVNQVGFPECVKSGTFANPQNCGEYYSCIPLRHGWVQKFYMCSGNHLFNERTKSCEDPCTLKFVCQQEGRFPDPLNMQHYFECFMEFGQMVQLRYQCPHGYMWSEESFGXGKCVEATEEYADYPFAHCDIPDDHCPDTDPCLQNPCFTGVACTFTSIAPFYTCGPCPAGYVGDGETCYALQCAVGFAGIGGDCAPDSDLDGYPDTELGCSSKYCRRDNCINRPNSGQEDADGDGLGDACDLDADGDGFNSNSDNCPLIANPQQQDTDSDGQGDVCDNCPAVPNPSQRDVDGDQVGDACDDDLDNDGSLNAADNCPSLANSNQVDADGDGIGDVCDNCPLHPNPGQEDGDQDLLGDACDSNADSDGDGVDNDVDNCPSVANSNQLDVDGDGSGDACDADSDNDGVDDTIDNCVMIPNPGQMDSNGDGLGDACITDFDGDKIDDLDDNCIKNPNVHATDFRQLQMVALEPQSASAPPVWVIYDDGAEIHQIVNSDPALAVGDHVMIDVDFDGTFFIEDTSDDDFVGFVFGYQSNARFYVVAWKKSPQNWFANAERGVTLKVVDSATGPGPALRDALWLTGSTPNQATLLWHDGSIGWTPNVAYRWQLHHRPTIGTIRFYLYQGTNLVMDSGNIYDDTLQGGRLGLYCFSQEEIIWSNVKYTCEDGVPQAMFDDLPQILKDQVMNTAGISTKSTLGGLLGQGQDARDPDFDTNSRSVLQVDKPSIRWVKGMH comes from the exons atgtttataaaAGCCAAGACACCCCGTCCAGTAGCCAGGCGCTGTACCAACATGGCGTTTCTTTCCGCAATACTACCC ATGGTAATGGGACTGACCATTGTAGTGGCTACAGACGG GTCAGAGTGCCCCGGTGAAGGGAGGTTTCCTGATCCTAATGCATGTGGAGGATTCATGGACTGCATAGCCAAAAAGACTGGCTTCAGTGTAACAAGGGATCACTGCAATGGATTCGTGTACAATGCTACATCAATGGATTGTTCAACAACACCG TGTGGCTCGCGTCGTGAACGTAGTGTTACCAATGACTTCCATCCCTTGTCGCATCTGTGTGAAAGTCAACCTAACCGGTTCTTGTGTGCCAACTGCAAGACCTTGGTTCACTGTGTAAAGGGACAAGCCTTAGTTCGTCAGTGTACAGAAAATTTCTATTGTACAGATAAGGTTGGCTTTGGAGGTGCTGTATGCTACCCTGATGAACCTGATGCGTGTCTGTGCTTGAAGCCAAACGAGTTTCGTGTTGATCCCTATGACCCACAAAGGTTTTTCTCGTGTGAGAATGTTGGCTCACAGCCAGAAAGCTACAAGTGTCCTGAGGGTAAGGAGTTCGATGAAGGCTCTGCCCAATGTGTAAACCAAGTGGGCTTCCCAGAATGTGTTAAATCTGGAACCTTTGCAAACCCCCAAAACTGTGGTGAATACTACTCGTGCATTCCCTTGAGACATGGCTGGGTGCAGAAGTTCTACATGTGCAGTGGAAACCACTTGTTCAACGAGAGAACAAAGAGCTGTGAAGATCCTTGCACCCTGAAATTCGTGTGCCAACAGGAGGGAAGATTTCCAGACCCCCTTAACATGCAGCATTACTTCGAATGTTTCATGGAATTTGGCCAGATGGTACAACTGCGTTATCAGTGTCCCCATGGATACATGTGGAGTGAAGAAAGCTTTG CAGGAAAGTGTGTAGAGGCAACAGAAGAGTACGCCGATTATCCCTTTGCTCATTGTGATATCCCAGATGATCATTGTCCAGACACGG ATCCATGTTTGCAAAATCCTTGCTTTACTGGGGTAGCTTGTACATTTACAAGCATAGCACCTTTTTATACCTGTGGCCCCTGCCCTGCAGGATATGTTGGTGATGGAGAAACCTGCTATGCCTTGCAG TGCGCTGTTGGGTTTGCTGGCATTGGTGGTGACTGTGCCCCTGACTCTGACCTGGACGGCTACCCAGACACAGAGCTAGGATGTTCAAGCAAATACTGCCGTAGGGATAACTGCATCAATAGGCCAAATTCTGGGCAAgaagatgctgatggtgatggccTTGGTGATGCTTGTGACTTAGATGCTGATGGAGATGGATTCAACAGTAATTCG GATAATTGTCCCCTGATAGCCAATCCTCAGCAACAAGATACAGACTCGGATGGACAAGGCGATGTCTGTGACAACTGCCCTGCAGTGCCAAACCCAAGCCAAAGGGATGTTGATGGGGACCAAGTGGGCGACGCATGTGATGATGATCTCGACAACGATG GATCCCTGAATGCAGCAGACAACTGTCCCTCGCTTGCTAATAGCAACCAGgtggatgctgatggtgatggcatTGGAGATGTTTGTGACAACTGTCCCTTACATCCTAATCCTGGACAGGAAGATGGAGATCAAGACCTTCTAGGTGATGCTTGTGATAGCAATGCCGACTCGGATGG GGACGGTGTGGATAACGATGTAGACAACTGCCCATCTGTAGCAAACAGTAACCAGCTGGATGtagatggtgatggcagtggtgaTGCATGTGATGCAGACAGTGATAACGATGGTGTTGATGACACTATCGACAACTGCGTAATGATCCCGAATCCAGGCCAGATGGACAGTAATGGAGATGGCCTTGGTGATGCTTGTATAACTGACTTTGATGGTGACAAAATCGACGATTTGGACGACAATTGCATAAAAAATCCCAATGTACATGCTACAGACTTCAG GCAACTCCAAATGGTAGCCCTAGAACCACAGAGTGCAAGTGCCCCTCCAGTATGGGTCATCTATGATGATGGTGCAGAGATTCACCAGATTGTGAATTCTGATCCTGCTCTAGCAGTGG GTGACCACGTAATGATTGATGTAGACTTTGATGGCACCTTCTTTATTGAAGATACTAGTGATGACGACTTTGTTGGCTTTGTATTTGG GTACCAAAGCAATGCCAGGTTCTATGTTGTGGCATGGAAAAAGTCTCCACAGAACTGGTTTGCCAACGCTGAGAGGGGCGTTACCTTAAAGGTGGTCGACTCTGCTACAGGCCCTGGCCCAGCACTTAGGGATGCCCTGTGGCTTACCGGTTCCACACCAAATCAG GCAACACTGCTCTGGCATGATGGCAGCATTGGATGGACCCCAAATGTGGCGTATCGCTGGCAACTTCACCACCGTCCTACTATTGGCACCATTAGGTTCTACTTGTACCAGGGCACTAATCTAGTCATGGACTCTGGAAACATTTATGATGACACCCTGCAAGGAGGAAGACTAGGACTATATTGCTTCTCTCAAGAAGAGATTATTTGGTCTAATGTAAAGTACACTTGTGAAG ATGGTGTCCCCCAAGCCATGTTTGACGACTTGCCACAAATCCTCAAGGACCAAGTCATGAACACTGCAGGAATAAGCACAAAAAGCACCCTGGGTGGACTCCTTGGACAAGGTCAGGATGCACGAGATCCTGATTTTGATACCAACAGTCGGTCtgtcttgcaggttgataaaccTTCAATAAGATGGGTGAAGGGTATGCACTAG